The Brachypodium distachyon strain Bd21 chromosome 4, Brachypodium_distachyon_v3.0, whole genome shotgun sequence nucleotide sequence AGCATCTTTGGGCAGAGAGGGTTTCCAGTCTCATTCAGTCTCTCACACTCACACTCTCTCTTCTGACCTTATCCATGATGCAGAATCTGTGCCATTTGCAAGGTTCTGTTGTCTCTGAATATTTTCATCGTCAGCCTGATTCTGTCGTTATCAGATATGCAAGCATTCGCCGCACCGTGATCCGCGAGTGCAATCTTGCTTAGCGTATCTTCAGCACATGCTGTGCAAGGGATGCTGTAGAACAGTAGCAGTTGATATGCTGCAATGCACCTTCTCATGTATGGTGCAACCCTACAGGGCAAGCAGATGTCAAAGGAGAATATTTGAATAGACACGTATCCTTATCCTCAGTTTTCTGACCTGGAAGTGCCGACCATGCATAGAGCTTTGCATCTTGCGATTCCAGCCTGATTTTGATCAGTTCCTGGCTCCTCAGATCTTCAAGGAGCAACACTCTTTTGATCTCAAATGCAAATCTGACGCTAAGACACCTGGAAAGGTGAGACGAAatgcagagaaaaaaaatctggaaaTATCTCTGCAATAGGAACAGAGAACCACAATgaacaaaatttgaaaaaaacaGGATTCCATCAAATACTTTTTGTTTGAGATCGTGATATTGTTATATACATCAATTTATGGTGTGTCTACAATGTTCATGGAGCTTCATATACAATTCTCACTTGAGTAAAGGACGGCACATTCTAAAGGCTAAACCTTCCTTATCCTCAGGAGAGCTCCTAGAGCACCCAGTATGACTACATTACATAATTATATacacaaaacacaaaataataTACTGTGCAGTTTACCCTTGGCTAAAGGGTTAGATAGATGCCAAAGAATGTTGTTCTTGTGGATATCTTGATAAGATGATGGTTCCATCAACTTGAACAATGTCACCATCTGCTGAGTTGGATGTGCCAATAACAAATTGACAGGTTCCCCTTGAATCAGCATGTAGGGTGACACCATAATACTCAAGATGATCTGCCACACTTCTCCCATAGACCGATCTATTCAAGCAAGAGAAAAGGATAAGCAAAACAGTAGTACTAGCATATGTTACAAGAAATGTGAATGGCAAGTAGATACCTGCTGCAGGTTGGGTCCTCGCCTGTACAATCGCAGACTGTCTCATTCTTAGTGACTACATTTCCTACTACGGTCTCATGAAGCCAAACCTGAACACAGATAAATACAGAACAAACATATAAACTTATAGACTATAGCTTACCAGAAGTCTATGAGACATTCAATTTATTTTATGCACTTTTGTAAATTCTTTCCAAATAACAAACACTAACCTCTCTTGCAAAGTGGTGATATGTCCATTGGCCCAAGTAATAAAAATATGGCGGTAAGTGTGGAACAATATCATTCTCATGGGTCACGCGGATTGTTCTTGGAACCTGCTCACTGAAGTATGCAGCAAAAGCAGGATTGCCTACGCGAGGCTGTCCAAAAGTTATGAGCTCAACTGCATGTGATCCGTACTTAACCTGGAAAATGGAAGGTGAGAAATCAGTTAACCATATATAATATTCTTACATATAATATAGTACACTTATAACGAAAACGGCAGCTTCATACTTGCTCTGTAAAGGATGTATCTAAATTTGATGTGAAAACACAGGGTCCACATTGGGCGTATCAAATAAGTTAGATCAAAATATAAATGCAACTGTTTTACAATGTGGAGTTGGTGGTCATCCGATCTCTTATTCAGTGTCAAATTGAAAAATATGggcatataaatattttaaaaaaaacttatgcATGTAATATGTATCTTTTAATTCCGTAGCAATGCAcgtgcatttagctagtaaCAGATGGAAATGCAGATTGCTCAAAGGTACTAACAGAGAGATCAAGGGCACAGAATGACGCTAAAGCCCCTCCCATGGAGTGGCCAACAACATTTATGGGTAGTCTTCCATAAGTTTTCCATGCCCAACGAACAGATTTCAGGATCTCATGTCGCAAAGTTGTATTATAATATGCAGAATAAAATCCATGGTGGACCTGCAACATGTGCTAGGATTAGGAAAACAGCAAGTGAACGGGAGTTATTCGATATTCAATGATGTTTCATACTAAACAACAGAAAATTGACTGGTGGAGTTACCATGGCATCTGGCATGCCTGGATAAGTTACATCGAGCTGCTTCCAGAAGAGATCTTCAATCCAATTTGAGGCGCTTCACAAGTAAAATTTGATGTAGGAATGAATGATTATGACTTATGAGCAAGTCTGAAGTACTATAGGTAGTCAAAAAGTAGAATTACGTGCAAATGAAAGAAGTGTCCACACGTATAAGTTTCGGTCAGCAGCAACTTATATTTAACATGACCAGCTATTATTCATACCTGTGTTCTTGGGTGCCTCTAAAAGCAATGATTATGGACCGTGGATCAGGGGCAACACCAACAAAAGCCTGGTCAACATAATTGTTGTCATACACAGGCAAAACTTTCATTTAGAACTGAACACAAGAAAATTGAGGGAACACAAAAATAATGAACCTGTAAACATCTCTCGACATCTACAATGATCTCTATCATCTCAAAACCCTGCATTAATAATGAAAAAGAAGATAGTTAGTCAACAAGGAGGAGCCTGTAGAAGCAGTGTGAGCAGCCAGTTCTATAGTGTTCGTCTCATGGGTTGTACCTTTGTGTGACCTTCACATCTTGGACAAGTCCATGTCAAAAGTGAGGTTAGGTCGGATGTATACACCTGAAATGCATTGCATGCAATCTAAGTTATATTCAGATTTTGtgagaaaaacacaaacaaagaTGTTCCCAACACAAAACTACTCTCGCTAGGACAATAGGAagtttggtttgaggaactAGTTTGAGCAGTTCTTAACAAAACCAACTACATACTAGCATATATTGTTCAACGAGGAACTTACAGCAGATGCATATTCCACAAGAATATGGGCAAGAGTACTATTGTAATGATAACCATCACCAGAGTGTTTCATCCTGAGTTCTGCATTGTGCAAAGAAAAGTGTAAACAACTTTAAGTTACATTATGAAAAGCAATGAAGGGCTTTAAGCTTATTTCGTAAATAGCAGTTGAAGGGATCTACATATCCAGCAATGCAGTGATATCCAGCAACATTTTCCTATTTCGGCAAGGATAAGAAGGTAGCCAACTGATTTCAATCCTCAGTAATGGTTCTTTCTTCGCATCATCAGTAATGACACGATTTGGGTGCATTTTGGGGGAAAAACATTGCTTGTTTCTATGGTATCAGCACATCTATAAGCACAGAGACTAAAATCAtctgtaatttattttttcaaaaaggggaAGTGTCCCCGgccgatgcacacagccaaaaAATCATCTCTAATTATTAGCATTATATCAAGTGACACATCCCTTGAAACATTCCCACATCATTTTGGCATCAAATGGAAAAGCGTGAGTATATACAGCTAATTAGCAATATTACCGCACCGTTTTGGCATCGAACGGAACAAGAGTGAGTACATACATACTTATCCACTGTAGGCATACAGATACAGCACACATTCAATTCAACACGCATCACGTATAGTTCCAGCAACTGTGCAGAACAGCTGAACTTCAAATCGCACCTAGTAAAATCCCCTATTTCACAGTCCCCAGACAAAATTTCCCACCAATCACATGAAATTCGCTGATCTAGGCTTCTAGCAGTGCCACTACACCAAAATCGACACCTTCCCGTAGCAACCCTCCATCGATTCCCGTCTAGCCAACTTCGAATTCGACCAAATCGGTTCTATGTTGTCACGCGCTCTCGCATTGCCACAGCCAACACAGCCGGCGGGAGTAGCTCCTCCTGCCCCAGCACCGAATCGCACGGGACCAGCATCGACCGATCACACGACGGAAGCACGGGAGAATAAAACTAGGCACGCTTAGCAGCGAAGCGACACACATCTGCTGAAGAATCAAAAACATGGAAGGAACCGGCGGCTGAGACCCGGCCGGGGGAGAAGTCAAGTCAAGTCACCTCcgtcttccgccgccgccgcagccggggAGGacaggaagagaagaagcccCGTGAGcgccagcaccgccgccgccgtccgccgccgcggcgccatcgccaatctctctctttctctccctctctctctgcagcaCCTAACGGAGAAGGACGGGGTAAAGACTAAAGAGCAAGGAACAGAAGAGAGCAGCGGAAAGCAAAGCAGGAGGAAAGTCAGAAGAATTTCTTACGAGGGCTGTTTCGTGAAACTGTGAAACGCTACTCGCTCGCACGTACTTTTTCCACTTTGCCCCTCAGAATACTCTATGAATGCGAAACCCGTCCAAGGAAACCGCCTAACAAAGACGATTAGCCACTCGGAGACTGCCACGTGTCCTTACAAAAACGTCATCCTATAATAACAGGAGAGGTGAGGGCCAGGAGTGGAAGATCGACGACTTGCCGTACCGGTCCGTGCGCCGTGTCAGCGGCGTTACCGTGTGGTCCggtcggcccacatgtcagggaGACAGGAGCTCTGGCTCCCTAGGACCTTCTGGTTCATTCGCGTCAATGGCGGTGGCTGCTGCTTGCCTTTGGGAGGAGAGTTTGTTAATTGTGGATATTCCTTCTCTGGGAAAATAATTCCTAACAGCAGAAATCCAGACGTGtatatttctttcttgttgatcGATCGGATTGAGGAAAAACTTGTGCCGTACGCAGGAGACTGGTCGATCGGGTCAACGATGGCGCGTGCACTTCTCTTGACCGTTTTTGGGCGTCttattaattatttaattaacCTTCTGTATCTATAACCTATTagttgatttctctcaacatgcaagcatgtcaTATCATCACATCATTACTATGTTCACATCTATTCAGTGAGAAACTCATATTTGTTGCACATGCATGATATCTTTCATCATGCTATCCTCACTATGTTAAGAATTtatcatacaatttcattTTATGTTTTGAGTTTAGAATACTCTTTCGTTGCTATTCAATTTCACTCACGCACGTATATTAACTATTACAACAACGTGCGGGACATGATCTAATTAATATAAATCGACagccaagaaaagaaaaacggcTGTGCAATCTAAACGGATTTAGCGGTGCTTGCAttcactgtttttttttttaaactttttttgagaatatttgtttttttttctttgatcgATCAGTCTCACCGAAGGCCAGGAGGAGGAAACCCCCTTTTGTTTCACTGGCACTCTGGCAGGGTATGTGGGCTTGGGCACTCTGATCACTGAAGGCCCAGGACGATGTCCCCTTTCCTCTGGGCTCTGGCTAGGTACACGGGCTTGGGCTCTATGATCACCGAAGGCCCAAGAGGAGCCCACGCACCACCAGGCCCAGGGTAATCCTTGTGGAGATTAGAAGCAGGCCAGCCACACAGGCCCGCAGATGAGATGCCGCTTCCTGCAGCGCTCGCTCGGATGGAACGCcgtgctcctcgccggcggcggagcggacGATGTGTtgcgcaggaggaggaagaggaggagtggTAGGTTGATCTCGAGAAGGCCGCAACTGAGGAGGAAGacagaccgccgccgccgccggttgtAGGCTACAGGTACGGCCGCCTTTAAGCTTGCAGCCACTTTGATTCCTCTTTCTCTGCCCGTCATCTGCAGAAAAGTGTTCCAGCCAAATTGGAATGGAATGCCCGCCCGCCCCCAGTAGGAATTTTGGGGTTTCATTTCATCTTGTTGAAATTCCTTTGCACGTTTTTCAGAAAATATCTGTGGAGATCTAATTGAGGAAAAGTCCCATAATTTTCCTGTGCAATGCGAATGAGGAAATCCAGCTATAGGGACAGATTCCAAACAGCCAGGGATTAAACAGTACTGAGTATATTTGTTCTTGCTGTCTTGTTGATACAGCAGAAATCGAATCGAAACAAAAGAACTTGTGGTGGTCTCTGTAATGCATGCTGGCTTCTCTGCACTTcaagctgaaaaaaaaatctgaacaaGTGCAAATACCCCTTTGCCTCGTGCGCCTCTTCTTTCTGAACTTTGCTCATTTGATGAAACACGCGCTATAGATTGATGTAGGGGAAGATTAAAATAGTGAGGTGGTGATGCACAACCAGTGTAATTAATCTTAATAGTCTGCGGAAATGAGGCTCAGCCATGAGAACATACAAGTATAATATGAAGAATGCAAGCTGTGTGCATATGAAAACAGACCATGTCAACTTCGCTGCCCACCTATTTGTTAATCATCGGCATTTCTGTAATCATTAGAGTTTATACTAAGAGCCAAGGAGGCACCCAACGGGACAAAACTATCTTATTTGTGGAAGTTTGCTAGAATAAGTGCCATAGTTTTTTATGTACAAGTGGGAAGGGTGCAAGTTGGGAAATACAATACATGGCACTATGGCAGGTTCATAACAACTAGCTAATAAATCAGACACGCATTGTCTTGTTGTCATAATGGTCTAAATCTTGTAGTACTCGCTGGCCTTTGCACTTCAAGGACGAAAACATCAACAACTACTACTTTTTTCCTTGTGTGCCTGTTTTTGCTTTCTTCCGAATTTTGACCATTTCATGAACATGCTAGTGATTAATGTAGGAGAAGATTAAAATAGTGAGGTCCAGATGCGCACCCAGTCAAACTAGCCACAAAGTCAAGGCTTCACTGCCTACCTTCTGATTAAGCATTGCTATTTTTCTAATTGCTAACGCTTTTACTAAGACTTGATGCAGTTAGTCTTGAACTAACCAGTGATAGGCTCTGAACCACATGGTCTGGATCAAAATCAGAGGACTGGACAGTAAATATGTTGAGACATGCATGGCGGCACGAGAAAAACTACTCCTTGAACCTAAGATGGTCATTTCCCTTCAAAAACATTGGCAGATTTTTACTCTCTACCTTCATGCTTACTTGTGTCTCCAGATCTACTTACACCGATTCTTTCAAGTTTCACCTATATGTACTGATTGGGGAGAAAATACTTTCTACTGTACACAGAAACAAGACCATAAGGGATTTATGATACGAAGCCAGTTGGCCCTGGGGGAGTTATACTGACAGAAGCTAAGATGGAGATACCAAGGTACATTGTATATATGAACCTGCCTGCCTTTCATTCCTCACCGTTTTCTAATCACCAGTAGTGCTACTGCTTAAGTCTTCATCTAGTCAGTCTTGAATCTATATACCTATATAATCAGAAGTTCTAAATAAATGTCAAAGTCATCAGAAACTGCATCCATACCTAGATTACAATTATGCATGTGATACACGCCTGATACCCAAATTACAGTCAAGCAACATATGCCAACGCAGCTACCAAATAACGCCAAAAGTTAGGTAATCAATCTTGCACTGCCCATTTGCCTTCTTGGTTGGTGGGCATCATGCACTCTCCATCTTTGTTGCCATATCCTCATTGATGAGGCACAGCTGCTGCGGGGTGTCCGCGGGGCGACGTGGTGTTCATCAAAGATGAGATGGAGAGCATGAACAGCCTCCTAGCACACCTCACCGAGTCCCAGCACCGCAACCAGCAAGTCCGGACATGGATGAAGCATGTCGTCGGCCTTTCCCGTGACTCTGAGGGAAAT carries:
- the LOC100822147 gene encoding lipase isoform X2, producing MAPRRRTAAAVLALTGLLLFLSSPAAAAAEDGELRMKHSGDGYHYNSTLAHILVEYASAVYTSDLTSLLTWTCPRCEGHTKGFEMIEIIVDVERCLQAFVGVAPDPRSIIIAFRGTQEHSASNWIEDLFWKQLDVTYPGMPDAMVHHGFYSAYYNTTLRHEILKSVRWAWKTYGRLPINVVGHSMGGALASFCALDLSVKYGSHAVELITFGQPRVGNPAFAAYFSEQVPRTIRVTHENDIVPHLPPYFYYLGQWTYHHFAREVWLHETVVGNVVTKNETVCDCTGEDPTCSRSVYGRSVADHLEYYGVTLHADSRGTCQFVIGTSNSADGDIVQVDGTIILSRYPQEQHSLASI
- the LOC100822147 gene encoding lipase isoform X3; protein product: MAPRRRTAAAVLALTGLLLFLSSPAAAAAEDGELRMKHSGDGYHYNSTLAHILVEYASAVYTSDLTSLLTWTCPRCEGHTKGFEMIEIIVDVERCLQAFVGVAPDPRSIIIAFRGTQEHSASNWIEDLFWKQLDVTYPGMPDAMVKYGSHAVELITFGQPRVGNPAFAAYFSEQVPRTIRVTHENDIVPHLPPYFYYLGQWTYHHFAREVWLHETVVGNVVTKNETVCDCTGEDPTCSRSVYGRSVADHLEYYGVTLHADSRGTCQFVIGTSNSADGDIVQVDGTIILSRYPQEQHSLASI
- the LOC100822147 gene encoding lipase isoform X1 yields the protein MAPRRRTAAAVLALTGLLLFLSSPAAAAAEDGELRMKHSGDGYHYNSTLAHILVEYASAVYTSDLTSLLTWTCPRCEGHTKGFEMIEIIVDVERCLQAFVGVAPDPRSIIIAFRGTQEHSASNWIEDLFWKQLDVTYPGMPDAMHMLQVHHGFYSAYYNTTLRHEILKSVRWAWKTYGRLPINVVGHSMGGALASFCALDLSVKYGSHAVELITFGQPRVGNPAFAAYFSEQVPRTIRVTHENDIVPHLPPYFYYLGQWTYHHFAREVWLHETVVGNVVTKNETVCDCTGEDPTCSRSVYGRSVADHLEYYGVTLHADSRGTCQFVIGTSNSADGDIVQVDGTIILSRYPQEQHSLASI